A genomic segment from Sphingopyxis sp. DBS4 encodes:
- a CDS encoding oxygenase MpaB family protein, with protein sequence MQDNYLGTIIDFASPAGESALLAPDSVQWRVYKNPIALGIGGIAAVLLEFAEPRIRSGVWDHSTYKVDPIGRSRRTGLVAMLACYGPASVAKEVIGKVNRLHGPVKGKTPAGESYRALDPVLLDWVAATASYGFLMAYDRFVHPLGDADKDRFMRDGDAIGREFGARHSPASVAGFMEMMAVLEPRFEAHPIIFEFLDIIQSGRAAPGTPRFLHRAIARASVSLLPDTLRGRLDLGPKYDLTRADRLMLRAAGKLADRFASRTSAPCQASLRLGLPADFLYRSQAEQRRLLERRSDILATA encoded by the coding sequence ATGCAGGACAATTATCTGGGCACGATAATCGATTTTGCCTCTCCCGCCGGGGAATCGGCCCTGCTTGCGCCCGACAGCGTCCAGTGGCGCGTCTACAAGAACCCGATCGCGCTCGGTATCGGCGGCATCGCGGCGGTGCTGCTCGAATTCGCCGAGCCGCGCATCCGCTCGGGGGTGTGGGATCATTCGACTTACAAGGTCGATCCGATCGGCCGGTCGCGTCGCACCGGGCTCGTCGCGATGCTCGCCTGTTACGGCCCGGCAAGCGTCGCGAAGGAGGTGATCGGCAAGGTCAATCGCCTGCACGGGCCGGTGAAGGGCAAGACTCCCGCGGGCGAATCCTATCGCGCGCTCGACCCGGTGCTCCTCGACTGGGTCGCGGCGACGGCCTCCTATGGCTTTCTGATGGCCTATGATCGTTTCGTCCATCCGCTCGGCGATGCCGACAAGGATCGCTTCATGCGCGACGGCGATGCGATCGGGCGCGAGTTCGGCGCGCGGCATTCGCCGGCGTCGGTCGCCGGGTTCATGGAGATGATGGCGGTGCTCGAACCGCGGTTCGAGGCGCATCCGATCATCTTCGAGTTTCTCGATATCATCCAGTCGGGCCGCGCTGCGCCCGGGACGCCGCGTTTCCTGCATCGTGCGATCGCGCGGGCATCGGTATCGCTGCTCCCCGATACCCTCCGCGGCCGGCTCGACCTGGGGCCGAAATATGACCTGACGCGCGCTGACAGGCTGATGCTGCGCGCGGCGGGCAAATTGGCCGACCGCTTCGCCAGCCGGACGTCGGCGCCATGTCAGGCGAGCCTGCGCCTCGGGCTTCCTGCTGATTTTCTCTACCGCTCGCAGGCTGAGCAGCGGCGGTTGCTGGAACGGCGATCGGACATATTGGCGACGGCATAA
- a CDS encoding MFS transporter, protein MSAETAPSTTQAERDARALYEDDHRISPAEIAIGVIIGRTSEFFDFFVFAIASVLVFPKLVFPHLDPLTGTLWSFAIFALAFLARPVGTMIFSWIDRVYGRGAKLTIALFLLGGSTAAIAFVPSYETAGIGAALLLALFRMGQGVALGGSWDGLASLLAINAPEGKRGWYAMIPQLGAPLGLIVASLLFMFLIAALPAQDFLDWGWRYPFFVAFAINVVALFARLRIVVTPEYAALFEDRDLEPARLLETLRSEWRIIAMGAFAPLASFALFHMVTVFPLSWVFLFTEETPVRFLMIEAVAAAIGVFAIIASGYLADRVGRRTLLGVTAAAIAAFSGFAPQLLGAGEAGEAAFMILGFILLGFSFGQSSGALSSNFDPRHRYTGSALTSDLAWLFGAGFAPMVALWLSSQFGLIAAGAYLLSGAIGTLVALWLNHELARTID, encoded by the coding sequence ATGTCTGCCGAAACCGCGCCGTCCACCACCCAGGCCGAACGCGATGCCCGCGCGCTCTACGAAGACGACCATCGCATTTCTCCTGCCGAAATCGCGATCGGGGTCATCATAGGGCGAACGTCGGAATTTTTCGACTTTTTCGTGTTCGCCATCGCCTCGGTGCTGGTGTTCCCGAAACTGGTCTTCCCGCACCTCGATCCGCTCACCGGCACGCTGTGGTCGTTCGCGATCTTCGCGCTCGCCTTTCTTGCGCGGCCCGTGGGAACGATGATCTTTTCATGGATCGACCGCGTCTATGGCCGCGGCGCCAAGCTGACGATCGCGCTATTCCTGCTCGGCGGTTCGACCGCCGCGATCGCCTTCGTCCCGAGCTACGAGACCGCGGGCATCGGCGCCGCGCTGCTCCTCGCGCTCTTCCGCATGGGTCAGGGCGTGGCGCTCGGTGGCTCGTGGGACGGGCTCGCATCGCTGCTCGCGATCAACGCGCCGGAGGGGAAACGCGGCTGGTATGCGATGATCCCGCAACTCGGCGCGCCGCTTGGCCTCATCGTCGCCAGCCTGCTCTTCATGTTCCTGATCGCGGCGCTGCCGGCGCAGGATTTTCTCGACTGGGGCTGGCGCTATCCCTTCTTCGTCGCCTTCGCGATCAATGTCGTCGCGCTCTTCGCGCGGCTGCGCATCGTCGTCACCCCCGAATATGCCGCACTATTCGAGGATCGCGACCTCGAACCCGCGAGACTGCTCGAAACGCTGCGCTCCGAATGGCGGATCATCGCGATGGGTGCCTTCGCTCCGCTCGCGAGCTTCGCCCTCTTTCACATGGTGACGGTTTTCCCGCTGTCGTGGGTGTTTCTGTTCACCGAAGAGACGCCGGTGCGCTTTCTGATGATCGAGGCGGTCGCGGCCGCAATCGGCGTGTTCGCGATCATCGCCTCGGGCTATCTCGCCGACCGCGTCGGGCGCCGCACATTGCTGGGCGTCACTGCCGCCGCGATCGCCGCCTTCAGCGGCTTCGCGCCGCAGCTTCTCGGCGCGGGCGAGGCCGGCGAAGCGGCCTTCATGATCCTCGGCTTCATCCTGCTCGGCTTCTCCTTCGGCCAGTCGTCCGGGGCGCTGTCGTCGAACTTCGACCCGCGCCATCGCTATACCGGATCGGCGCTCACCTCCGATCTCGCTTGGCTGTTCGGGGCGGGCTTTGCGCCGATGGTCGCGCTGTGGCTGTCGAGCCAGTTCGGGCTGATCGCGGCGGGCGCCTATCTGCTGTCGGGCGCGATCGGGACGCTCGTCGCGCTGTGGCTCAACCACGAACTGGCGCGGACGATCGATTGA
- a CDS encoding ATP-binding protein: MNSSIEIGTDDRGSAVHVNVQELLATRLLVQGNSGSGKSHLLRRLLEESAGLVQQVVIDPEGDFVTLADRYNHIVVNAGDYSEREIAAMGARIREHRASVIVALDTLDIEAQMSCAAVFLNALFDAPREHWFPALVVVDEAQMFAPSASGDVSDTVRRASLSAMTNLMCRGRKRGLAGAIATQRLAKLAKNVAAEASNFLMGRTFLDIDMARAADLLGMERRQAEAIRDLERGHFLGLGPAISRRPVAVKIGSTQTATRAGTHGLLPLPSAEPHDMWTMLFAELETQPLPTPAPAPKPVAAQELIQRFAEQDADDDAPVAAPTLFPEADVPDAEPAIVAALEDMLADPDCAFHPESFLYQDFSVRCRMQKLGRVPLDLAQFRKRFALAKGGIFDPAEDKWRELLAAADRLPDDMLAPFVQIARAAIEGSPCPDDDALGRAYGTRSPGRIRRLVDYMEKQGAIVVRSDFGGRRSIGIPELGLSTEAE, translated from the coding sequence GTGAACAGCAGCATCGAAATCGGAACCGACGACCGGGGCAGCGCCGTTCACGTCAATGTGCAGGAACTGCTTGCGACGCGCCTGCTCGTCCAGGGCAATTCGGGGTCGGGCAAGTCGCACCTGCTGCGCCGCCTGCTCGAGGAAAGCGCAGGACTCGTCCAGCAGGTGGTGATCGACCCCGAGGGCGATTTCGTCACCCTCGCCGACCGCTACAACCACATCGTCGTCAACGCGGGCGATTACAGCGAGCGCGAGATCGCCGCGATGGGCGCGCGCATCCGCGAGCATCGCGCCTCGGTGATCGTCGCGCTCGACACGCTCGATATCGAGGCGCAGATGAGTTGCGCCGCGGTGTTCCTCAATGCCCTGTTCGATGCGCCGCGCGAGCATTGGTTTCCAGCGCTGGTGGTCGTCGACGAAGCGCAGATGTTCGCACCGAGCGCGTCGGGTGACGTCTCCGACACCGTTCGCCGGGCGAGCCTGTCGGCGATGACGAACCTGATGTGCCGCGGCCGCAAGCGCGGTCTCGCGGGCGCGATCGCAACCCAGCGCCTTGCCAAGCTCGCCAAGAACGTCGCCGCCGAGGCGAGCAATTTCCTGATGGGCCGTACCTTCCTCGACATCGACATGGCGCGCGCCGCCGATCTGCTCGGCATGGAGCGGCGCCAGGCCGAGGCGATCCGCGACCTCGAACGTGGTCATTTCCTGGGGCTCGGCCCGGCGATTTCGCGGCGTCCGGTCGCGGTCAAGATCGGCTCGACCCAGACCGCAACGCGCGCCGGGACGCATGGCCTGCTGCCGCTGCCGAGCGCCGAGCCGCACGATATGTGGACAATGCTGTTCGCCGAACTGGAAACGCAGCCGCTCCCGACGCCAGCGCCCGCGCCAAAACCGGTCGCCGCGCAGGAACTGATCCAGCGCTTCGCCGAGCAGGATGCCGACGACGATGCGCCCGTAGCAGCACCGACGTTATTCCCCGAAGCCGACGTGCCCGATGCCGAACCGGCAATCGTCGCCGCGCTCGAAGACATGCTCGCCGACCCCGACTGCGCCTTTCACCCCGAATCCTTTCTCTATCAGGATTTCTCGGTGCGCTGCCGGATGCAGAAGCTCGGCCGTGTTCCGCTCGATCTCGCGCAGTTTCGCAAACGGTTCGCGCTGGCAAAGGGCGGCATCTTCGACCCCGCCGAGGACAAGTGGCGCGAATTGCTGGCCGCTGCCGACCGGCTCCCCGACGACATGCTCGCGCCCTTCGTGCAGATCGCGCGCGCCGCGATCGAGGGCAGTCCCTGCCCCGACGACGACGCGCTCGGCCGCGCCTATGGCACGCGCTCACCGGGCCGCATCCGGAGGCTCGTCGACTATATGGAAAAGCAGGGCGCGATCGTCGTGCGATCGGACTTCGGTGGGCGGCGGTCGATCGGCATTCCCGAATTGGGGCTCAGCACCGAAGCGGAATAG
- the cyoA gene encoding ubiquinol oxidase subunit II translates to MPSNLPRFPARLRLLPLLAALPLLSGCGLIVLDPAGDVARQQGDLIIISTVLMLLIIVPVMALTVFFAWRYRAANREATYKPDWDHSTQLELVIWSAPLLIIICLGAVTWVATHLLDPYRPLARTGPGQAIAAHVKPLDVNVVALDWKWLFIYPEQGIATVNELAVPVNRPIRFRISASSVMNSFYVPALAGQIYAMPGMETKLHGVFDKTGTFDGFSANYSGWGFSDMRFKVKSLPAPAFDQWVADAKASGEGDLGRAAYLKLEKPSQKEPVRRFATIDPQLFDAVVNMCVEPGKMCMHDMMAIDAKGGAGIAGIQNIRSVTYDKFAARGTGGLANWSVRYVAALCSQQMHSADRPDAKPVNPAPLKGEGLPHPNQAPERTALNAVPRQTS, encoded by the coding sequence ATGCCAAGCAATCTCCCCCGTTTTCCCGCTCGCTTGCGGCTTTTGCCGCTGCTCGCCGCGCTGCCTTTGCTGTCGGGTTGCGGGCTGATCGTGCTCGATCCCGCGGGCGACGTCGCGCGCCAGCAGGGCGATCTGATCATCATCTCGACCGTGCTGATGCTGCTGATCATCGTGCCCGTGATGGCGCTGACGGTGTTTTTCGCGTGGCGCTATCGCGCGGCGAACAGGGAGGCGACATACAAGCCCGACTGGGATCATTCGACCCAGCTCGAACTCGTCATCTGGTCGGCGCCGTTGCTCATCATCATCTGCCTCGGCGCGGTGACGTGGGTCGCGACGCACCTGCTCGACCCCTATCGTCCGCTCGCGCGCACCGGGCCGGGGCAGGCGATCGCCGCCCATGTGAAGCCGCTCGACGTCAATGTCGTCGCGCTCGATTGGAAGTGGCTGTTCATCTACCCCGAACAGGGCATTGCGACGGTGAACGAGCTTGCGGTGCCGGTGAACCGGCCGATCCGCTTTCGTATTTCGGCCTCGTCGGTGATGAACAGCTTTTACGTTCCGGCGCTCGCGGGCCAGATTTACGCGATGCCGGGGATGGAGACCAAGCTGCACGGCGTGTTCGACAAGACCGGCACGTTCGACGGCTTTTCGGCCAATTATTCGGGCTGGGGCTTTTCCGACATGCGCTTCAAAGTGAAGAGCCTGCCCGCGCCCGCGTTCGACCAATGGGTCGCCGATGCGAAGGCGTCGGGCGAGGGCGACCTCGGCCGCGCTGCTTATCTGAAGCTCGAGAAGCCGAGCCAGAAGGAGCCGGTGCGCCGCTTCGCCACAATCGATCCCCAGCTTTTCGACGCGGTGGTCAACATGTGCGTCGAACCGGGCAAGATGTGCATGCACGACATGATGGCGATCGATGCGAAGGGTGGCGCGGGGATCGCCGGCATCCAGAACATCCGTTCGGTCACCTATGACAAATTCGCCGCGCGCGGAACCGGCGGCCTCGCGAACTGGAGCGTCCGCTATGTCGCGGCGCTGTGCAGCCAGCAGATGCACTCGGCCGACCGTCCCGATGCGAAGCCGGTGAACCCGGCGCCGCTGAAGGGCGAAGGCCTGCCCCATCCCAATCAGGCACCCGAGCGCACTGCGCTGAACGCCGTTCCCCGCCAGACAAGCTGA
- a CDS encoding molybdenum cofactor guanylyltransferase: MTAAASTAGVVLAGGASSRFGRDKAEEIYAGRKLIDWSIAALAPVCGAVFVSGHAHATAESVPDRPRTGLGPLGGLAGALAAARDRGFARLVSLPCDTPHLPEGLLDRLCRSDGAAFVLSCPVIGIWPSADAERLVTWLENGRPRAMRAWAEAIAARAIESNAIVNINRVQDMEKLG, encoded by the coding sequence TTGACGGCCGCCGCCTCCACCGCCGGCGTCGTCCTTGCGGGCGGTGCCTCGTCGCGCTTCGGCCGTGACAAGGCGGAGGAAATATATGCGGGGCGCAAGCTGATCGACTGGTCGATTGCGGCGCTCGCCCCGGTTTGCGGCGCCGTCTTCGTTTCGGGTCACGCCCATGCGACCGCAGAAAGCGTGCCCGATCGCCCGCGCACCGGGCTGGGCCCGCTCGGCGGGTTGGCGGGCGCGCTGGCGGCGGCGCGCGACCGGGGATTTGCACGGCTCGTTTCGTTGCCCTGCGATACGCCGCATCTTCCCGAGGGGTTGCTCGACCGGCTCTGCCGATCGGACGGCGCAGCGTTCGTCCTTTCCTGCCCGGTGATCGGCATCTGGCCGAGCGCCGACGCCGAGCGCCTTGTCACCTGGCTGGAAAATGGCCGCCCGCGAGCGATGCGAGCCTGGGCCGAAGCGATCGCGGCGCGGGCGATCGAAAGCAATGCAATCGTCAACATCAATCGCGTGCAGGATATGGAAAAGCTCGGCTAA
- a CDS encoding ROK family protein — protein sequence MTRDRIALIEAGGTKFVVGIAGRDRTIAARTRIATTNPAETIGAAIDWLRAQGGDYAAVGIASFGPLDLDPASPIWGHITQTTKAGWSEAAMAAPFARALGCPVAIDTDVNGAALAEYRWGAGQGCRSALYLTVGTGIGGGAVVGGRLIHGASHPEMGHIAMPRYPDDRDFGGICPFHGDCLEGLASGPAIAARWGASLSDLPAEHGAHAIIAWYLARAIMSFQAILAPDRIILGGGVMETPGLLDRVRSEAAAAGGYFAGDPEAMIVAPVLGGDAGLLGALALTEVEGNLHAADG from the coding sequence ATGACGAGGGACAGGATAGCGCTGATCGAGGCCGGCGGGACGAAATTCGTCGTCGGGATCGCTGGGCGCGATCGCACGATTGCGGCGCGCACGCGCATAGCGACGACGAATCCCGCCGAGACCATCGGCGCGGCAATCGACTGGCTGCGCGCGCAGGGCGGCGATTATGCGGCGGTCGGCATCGCGTCCTTCGGCCCGCTCGACCTCGATCCGGCGTCGCCAATCTGGGGACATATCACGCAAACGACCAAAGCCGGCTGGAGCGAGGCGGCGATGGCGGCGCCTTTCGCGCGAGCGCTGGGTTGTCCGGTCGCGATCGATACCGATGTCAACGGCGCCGCTCTCGCCGAATATCGCTGGGGCGCGGGGCAGGGATGCCGGTCGGCGCTCTATCTGACCGTCGGAACCGGAATCGGCGGCGGCGCGGTGGTCGGCGGGCGGCTGATCCACGGCGCCTCGCACCCCGAGATGGGGCATATCGCGATGCCGCGGTACCCGGACGATAGGGATTTCGGCGGCATCTGCCCGTTTCACGGCGATTGCCTCGAAGGACTGGCGAGCGGTCCGGCGATCGCGGCGCGGTGGGGGGCGTCGCTTTCGGACCTGCCTGCCGAACATGGGGCGCACGCGATTATCGCCTGGTATCTGGCGCGGGCGATCATGAGCTTTCAGGCGATTCTCGCGCCCGATCGCATCATTCTAGGCGGCGGCGTGATGGAAACGCCTGGGCTGCTCGATCGGGTGCGCAGCGAAGCGGCTGCGGCGGGAGGCTATTTCGCGGGCGATCCCGAAGCGATGATCGTGGCGCCTGTGCTCGGTGGCGATGCGGGGCTGCTCGGTGCGTTGGCGCTGACCGAGGTCGAAGGGAATCTGCACGCAGCCGACGGTTAG
- the cyoB gene encoding cytochrome o ubiquinol oxidase subunit I has protein sequence MTPQPAPATGPFLGKLSLDALPLHEPILVVTFIAVAIGGIAVLAAITKYRLWGWLWRDWLTTVDHKRIGIMYMILGLIMFLRGFSDAIMMRLQQAMAFGGSEGYLPPHHYDQIFTAHGVIMIFFVAMPFITGLMNYIVPLQIGARDVSFPFLNNFSFWMTVSGAALTMISLFVGEYAQTGWLAYPPLSGIAYSPNVGVDYYIWGLQIAGVGTTLSGINLIVTILKLRAPGMGLMKMPVFTWTSLCANILIVASFPILTATLTLLALDRYAGTNFFTNDLGGSPMMYVNLIWIWGHPEVYILVLPLFGVYSEVTSTFSGKKLFGYTSMVYATICITILSYIVWLHHFFTMGSGASVNSFFGITTMVISIPTGAKLFNWLFTMYRGRIRFELPMMWTVAFMLTFVIGGMTGVLLAVPPADFVLHNSLFLIAHFHNVIIGGVLFGLFAAINYWWPKAFGFKLDVFWGKISFWCWVVGFWMAFMPLYILGLMGVTRRMRVFDDPSLQIWFVIAAIGAAVIAVGIAAMLIQFGVSIWRRKELVDESGDPWGGRTLEWATSSPPPDYNFAFTPVIHSLDAWHDMKKRGHQRPVDGFRDIHMPSNTGTGFILASFSLVMGFALVWHIWWLVIASFAATIAYAIFHTFNYKRDFDIPAATVAAVEGVRTRHLAAGA, from the coding sequence ATCACCCCGCAACCCGCCCCCGCAACCGGCCCTTTCCTCGGCAAGCTGTCGCTCGACGCGCTGCCGCTGCACGAGCCGATCCTGGTCGTCACCTTCATCGCCGTCGCGATCGGCGGCATCGCAGTGCTGGCCGCGATCACCAAATATCGCCTGTGGGGCTGGCTGTGGCGCGACTGGCTGACCACCGTCGATCACAAGCGGATCGGGATCATGTACATGATCCTGGGCCTCATCATGTTCCTGCGCGGCTTTTCGGACGCGATCATGATGCGGCTGCAGCAGGCGATGGCGTTCGGCGGGTCCGAAGGTTATCTGCCGCCGCACCATTATGACCAGATCTTCACCGCGCACGGCGTGATCATGATCTTCTTCGTCGCGATGCCGTTTATCACCGGCCTGATGAACTATATCGTGCCGCTCCAGATCGGCGCGCGCGACGTCAGCTTTCCGTTCCTCAACAATTTCAGCTTCTGGATGACGGTGTCGGGCGCGGCGCTGACGATGATCTCGCTGTTCGTCGGCGAATATGCCCAGACCGGCTGGCTCGCCTATCCGCCCTTGTCGGGAATCGCCTACAGTCCCAATGTCGGCGTCGACTATTATATCTGGGGGCTTCAGATAGCCGGCGTCGGCACCACCCTGTCGGGCATCAACCTGATCGTGACGATCCTGAAACTCCGCGCGCCGGGCATGGGCCTGATGAAGATGCCGGTGTTCACCTGGACGTCGCTTTGCGCGAACATCCTGATCGTCGCCAGCTTCCCGATCCTGACCGCGACGCTGACCCTGCTGGCGCTCGATCGCTATGCGGGCACCAATTTCTTCACCAACGACCTCGGCGGCTCGCCGATGATGTATGTGAACCTGATCTGGATCTGGGGGCACCCGGAGGTCTATATCCTCGTGCTGCCGCTGTTCGGCGTCTATTCGGAAGTCACCTCGACCTTCTCGGGCAAGAAGCTCTTCGGCTATACCTCGATGGTCTATGCGACGATCTGCATCACCATCTTGTCCTATATCGTCTGGCTGCACCACTTCTTCACCATGGGGTCGGGGGCCAGCGTCAACAGCTTCTTCGGCATCACGACGATGGTGATCTCAATCCCGACGGGGGCGAAGCTCTTCAACTGGCTTTTCACCATGTATCGCGGCCGCATCCGCTTCGAACTGCCGATGATGTGGACGGTCGCCTTCATGCTGACCTTCGTCATCGGCGGGATGACCGGAGTGCTGCTCGCGGTGCCGCCCGCCGACTTCGTGCTCCACAACTCGCTGTTCCTGATCGCGCATTTCCACAATGTCATCATCGGCGGCGTGTTGTTCGGCTTGTTCGCAGCGATCAATTACTGGTGGCCCAAGGCGTTCGGGTTCAAGCTCGACGTCTTCTGGGGCAAGATCAGCTTCTGGTGCTGGGTGGTCGGCTTCTGGATGGCCTTCATGCCGCTCTATATCCTCGGCCTGATGGGGGTGACGCGGCGGATGCGCGTGTTCGACGACCCGAGCCTGCAAATCTGGTTCGTGATCGCCGCCATCGGCGCCGCGGTGATCGCGGTGGGTATCGCGGCGATGCTGATCCAGTTCGGTGTCAGCATCTGGCGGCGCAAGGAGCTCGTCGACGAAAGCGGCGATCCGTGGGGCGGCCGCACGCTCGAATGGGCGACCAGTTCGCCGCCGCCCGACTATAATTTCGCCTTCACCCCGGTAATCCATTCGCTCGACGCGTGGCACGACATGAAGAAGCGCGGGCATCAGCGCCCGGTAGACGGCTTTCGCGATATCCACATGCCGAGCAATACGGGCACCGGCTTCATCCTCGCGTCGTTCAGCCTGGTGATGGGATTCGC
- a CDS encoding TonB-dependent receptor, translating into MKAMRIFLLAGTAAGLVGTMPAFAAEAEADQAAAPVEGDIIVTAQRRAESINDVGMAIQAVDSETLENLRVTDVRDLTAVAPSFAVSQSYQGVPTYTLRGIGFNTINLSATSTVGTYVDEVAYAYPIMNTGPIMDLERVEVLKGPQGTLYGRNTTAGLINFITAKPTDHFDAGVSAELGNYQTYNFAGHISGPLGEGVSARLAIRSENSDKGWQVSNSRPDERLGKVDKLGIRGSLAVEPGTGTHIDLSVTWWRNKSDTVAGQGIGFTPATNPVTGTSASHFFNVPGLADYIAGNFPTKASQADWAPEAARSADIGRGAGLPGDLAENNRFWGLKLRLDQDVTDTVKFVSLTSYNDFRRKALSDWSGAPFEVLLQKADGRIKSFAQEIHFEGESGAVNWLVGGYYGHDKIVDSNRTLLGENANARFIRAAPYLVVPGVNLLETPFNSGGYTAADMATAFRTYEDIGTMNTKTWSLFGNADAELTEQLKLTVGLRYTEDKQDYVGCSRDYKGSMLPNVNVVNRFLFSAGGTLPIPAPIVEGQCNTYDDVTNSFGPVVSTLDENNLAWRVVLDWSPNDDTLVYASVSRGYKSGTSPVNAASKARQNAPVTQEKLTAYEVGLKATLADRLLQANLAAFYYDYKDKQISTYFADPIYTALARLDNVPKSKAYGVEGELTLRPAQGVTLSANGLWLKTRVIDYVGTNAAGQPQNFDGAEFIYSPHFQGSIVAAYDTPVSDTLNVNGAVSLRYQSKSNTIFEDDPLYKIDSFAVVNASLGLKSEAGWSLSLWSKNLFNKYYWSSVASNANVVVRFANQPRTFGLTLGYDF; encoded by the coding sequence ATGAAGGCAATGCGTATTTTTCTGCTCGCGGGAACCGCGGCGGGCCTGGTCGGGACGATGCCGGCTTTTGCTGCCGAGGCGGAGGCTGATCAGGCGGCGGCGCCGGTCGAGGGGGACATCATCGTCACCGCGCAGCGCCGCGCCGAATCGATCAACGACGTCGGCATGGCGATTCAGGCCGTCGACAGCGAAACGCTGGAAAATCTGCGCGTCACCGATGTACGCGACCTGACCGCCGTGGCGCCGAGCTTCGCCGTGTCGCAAAGCTATCAGGGGGTGCCGACCTATACGCTGCGCGGCATCGGCTTCAACACGATCAACCTGTCCGCAACCTCGACCGTCGGCACCTATGTCGACGAGGTCGCTTACGCCTATCCGATCATGAACACCGGGCCGATCATGGATCTGGAGCGCGTCGAGGTGCTGAAGGGGCCGCAAGGCACCCTCTATGGCCGCAACACGACGGCGGGGCTCATCAACTTCATCACTGCCAAGCCGACCGATCATTTCGATGCCGGGGTCAGCGCCGAACTGGGCAATTACCAGACCTATAATTTCGCCGGCCATATCTCCGGCCCGCTCGGCGAAGGCGTTTCCGCGCGCCTCGCGATCCGCAGCGAGAACAGCGACAAGGGCTGGCAGGTAAGCAATTCGCGCCCCGACGAGCGTCTCGGCAAGGTCGACAAGCTCGGCATCCGCGGCTCGCTTGCCGTCGAACCCGGCACCGGCACCCACATCGACCTGTCGGTGACCTGGTGGCGGAACAAGTCGGACACCGTCGCCGGGCAGGGGATCGGCTTCACGCCGGCGACCAATCCCGTGACGGGCACCAGCGCGTCGCACTTCTTCAATGTCCCGGGGCTTGCCGACTATATCGCGGGCAATTTCCCGACTAAGGCCAGCCAGGCCGACTGGGCGCCCGAAGCCGCTCGTTCGGCCGATATCGGACGCGGGGCCGGACTGCCCGGCGACCTGGCCGAGAATAATCGCTTCTGGGGCCTGAAGCTGCGCCTCGATCAGGACGTTACCGATACGGTGAAGTTCGTCAGCCTGACCAGCTACAATGATTTTCGGCGCAAGGCGCTGTCCGACTGGAGCGGCGCGCCGTTCGAGGTTCTGCTGCAGAAAGCCGACGGTCGCATCAAGAGCTTCGCGCAGGAGATTCATTTCGAGGGCGAGAGCGGTGCCGTCAACTGGCTGGTCGGCGGCTATTATGGGCATGACAAGATCGTCGACAGCAACCGCACGCTGCTCGGCGAAAATGCGAACGCGCGCTTCATCCGCGCGGCGCCCTATCTCGTCGTGCCCGGCGTCAATCTGCTCGAAACGCCGTTCAATTCCGGCGGTTATACGGCCGCCGACATGGCGACGGCGTTCCGCACCTATGAAGACATCGGCACGATGAACACGAAGACGTGGAGCCTTTTCGGAAACGCCGACGCCGAACTGACCGAGCAGCTCAAGCTGACCGTCGGCCTTCGCTATACCGAGGACAAGCAGGACTATGTCGGCTGCTCGCGCGACTATAAGGGCAGCATGTTGCCGAACGTCAACGTCGTGAACCGCTTCCTCTTCTCGGCGGGCGGCACGCTGCCGATCCCGGCGCCCATCGTCGAGGGGCAGTGCAACACCTATGACGATGTGACGAACAGCTTCGGCCCGGTGGTCTCCACGCTCGACGAGAACAACCTCGCCTGGCGGGTCGTGCTAGACTGGTCGCCGAACGACGATACGCTCGTCTATGCGTCGGTGTCCCGAGGCTATAAATCGGGAACCTCGCCGGTCAACGCGGCGAGCAAGGCGCGCCAGAACGCGCCGGTCACGCAGGAAAAGCTGACCGCCTATGAAGTGGGGCTGAAGGCGACGCTGGCCGATCGCCTGCTGCAGGCGAATCTGGCGGCCTTCTACTATGATTATAAGGACAAGCAGATCAGCACCTATTTCGCCGATCCGATCTATACGGCGCTGGCGCGGCTCGACAATGTGCCGAAGTCGAAGGCCTATGGTGTCGAAGGCGAATTGACGCTGCGTCCGGCCCAGGGCGTGACGCTTTCCGCCAACGGTCTGTGGCTGAAGACCCGCGTGATCGACTATGTCGGCACCAATGCAGCCGGCCAGCCGCAGAATTTCGACGGCGCCGAATTCATCTACAGCCCGCATTTCCAGGGCAGCATCGTTGCCGCCTATGATACGCCGGTGAGCGATACGCTGAACGTCAATGGCGCGGTCAGCCTGCGCTATCAGAGCAAGTCGAACACGATCTTCGAGGACGATCCGCTGTACAAGATCGACTCCTTCGCCGTCGTGAACGCCAGCCTTGGCCTCAAGTCAGAGGCCGGATGGTCGCTGTCGCTGTGGTCGAAGAATCTGTTCAACAAATATTATTGGTCGTCGGTCGCCAGCAACGCCAACGTCGTCGTTCGTTTCGCCAACCAGCCGCGAACCTTCGGCCTGACGCTGGGTTACGATTTCTAA